The Lycium barbarum isolate Lr01 chromosome 11, ASM1917538v2, whole genome shotgun sequence genome contains the following window.
ATCTTCACTAGTAGGATTTTTGCAACATGAGCATCTAGAGGGAGCATTAATGCCCATTCTAGCAATTCTGGTATCTGTAGGTATCCTGTCCCTCAAAATTCTCCATACGAGGAAGTTCATCTTAAAAGGGACTATCTTATGCCAAGTCATGGAATTAATCCATGATTTGTCCCTTCTGCTCCTCGCCAAGTTCCAAGCTAATGCCACTGAAATTTTCATTGTTTTCAGCAATCCAGATAGGTTTGTCCTTTGCATTGTTGTAATGGCTACTTCATTACGGTCAAACTCTAGATTCTTGGCCCAACTATATATGGGAAGTTTAAAAGTTttctcattatatatatatatatatatatatatatatatatatatatataatgtagttTAACTTATCCTCATACCCCTCCCCTCTCCcctcaaacaaaaaaaataaaataaaatgaattagATTACGAAAGAACATTGTATAAGATAAGGAAAAAAATCAGTGAGAACTTTGCAAAAGAAAAAACTGTACTTGATATGAGTTGCGTGACGATATGATAGTTGGGACTGGAGATCATTATTTTATGTAAAGGTGACACAAAAGTTGAACTCGAAGGAATAAGCATTCCAAAACTATGGTAAAGAAAATATTCCTTCATCCTTATTCAGAGGACCTTTAGTAAAGAGCATTTTACTTTTAATATTGAAACTTCTATGCAAATTTGGATTATTCGAATTTCGAAGCGAATACTAAACATCTAGGGGCAGCGGTAGTTGTTAACATTAGGTTTAGATTGTGCGATTTGAGATAGAAAGAAAAAGCAAAAGATAGAACCCGCAAGGATGATCGAGTTGATTGAGCTTTCGAGCCTGCAAGCAGAACCTAATAATTTTAGTACAAATTCTATATATTGAAAACATTACTAAATATATGTAAAATTAAATTCTAAATCGGATTACTAATACTTGAAAGCCTTATCCCAGAGTTCGGAATTTATAAAATTAAATCATGAATTtgttttttattaaatttaaataaaaagaagaagaaatattcCATCTCTGTCCATCCAGCACATCCAACTTCCAAGGAATTTTGACAATTTATCCAGCTTAATGATGTGCAATTCTTTGGGAAAAGGAGCGATGTTGcctttgaaaagaaaaagatgctGTATGCTTTTTAGAACATTCCAGATTTTGTTGAGCAAGCTATGAGTAAAagttatactccctccatttcataatAAATGTCAATTTAACTAAAAATACGCATAATAAAAAACTAATAATGCAATATGAAGTTTACTAAACTATccttatataataaaataaattacttttttctCTTAATTAAAACATGCATGAGTAATTCTTTTGACATTAGGAATTTAACAATATCAAGTTATTATCTACTAGTGCTATTGATATAAAAGTAGATTTTTTTCTTTATAGaacatttcaaaaaaaattaaataataaagATTTGTTGTTTTGTGCATTTGCTCATTATCTTGCTGTCATAATATTTTGTTTATGCATCGaattcctttttctttcttttcttttatttcttttgagTCGAGGGTTTTTCAGAAACAACCTTTCTGTCTCACAAGGATAGAGATAAAGTTTGCATACACTTAACCTTCTCTAGACCTCACTTGTGAAATTACATTaggtatgttattattgttgttgtaatttgtaaataaaaaaaaaactcaactaGGAGTTGCATAATCATATTACAACAAAAAACTAAAGCACAAGAAAATTTTGGTTTTTCATTTTTTCTATTTGATTTGGATGAGAAATTTACATTCTTTGTTTTGGTTAGGATTCAGATTATTTGAAGTAAAACTCTATGAACAATATATTTAAATATCATTTTTCTATTTAATGTGGCGTATAAATATCTTCTGTGCTTATACCTTCTTGGTCAAGCTCTAGGCAATTAGAGATTACTAATATTTCTGAAAAAACAAAATACTTATTTTATAAAGTTAAACAAAATACTCTTTCATTGTGAAAAATAATCAGGAAATTCGCAagcaacttaaaaaaaaaaaaaaaaaagattaattgACCAGCACATAAAATCACAAATCCATCAAAATTCACAAGCAACTATTAAACTGTACTCCAAATAGGAAATAAaccaataaataaattaaataaagtGCTCGTACAAGCAACAAACGCCGTCGTCGATGTCGCAGGTGAAATAAAATTCTCATGAGTGTAGGCATCAATCAATCAGTAAACAACAATTTCTCTCTCAACTCTCAATCCTCCCAATTTAGCAACAAATTTGGCATATATCTACAGTCAATTAGTTACAAAAAATGGTGTCGTACGTGAGCTTATTGATGTACGGAGTGGGAGGGATAGTGGTAGCAGGGATGGCAATACTTGTTGCATTTCAGGAGAAACTAGTGTACGTGCCTGTATTGCCTGGACTGactaaatcatatcctattactcCCGCTCGGCTTCGACTTCTCTATGAAGATGTGTGGCTTAGATCTTCTGACGGTGTTCGTCTTCATGCTTGGTTCATCAAACTCTTCCCTGACTGCCGAGGTAGAGCACTTGTTTAATTATATTTTAAAGGCATTCCTCATGTGTATTTTTCTTGAGATTTGTGTTTGATGTTTAGTTTAATTATACTCTAAAACTCGTGAGATGAGCATAATTTGGATATATTTGTGTTTTTTACCAGCACTTGTATTGTTATGTTTAATTATATTCTTTCGGCGTTTGCGATTTGTACGTTTGTTGAGATTTGTGTTCGATATTTCCTCTAATTATGCTGAATAACTTGTGATATGTGGCGTAATTTGGCTATATTTGTGATTTTAAAGTAAGTGCTGGTCAATTAACCCATTTCTTGAAGCTGCTACTGAATTTCCTATTATCTTGACCTAATTTCTGTTGTACAGCATTTTTGCTTAATGTTTTACCTGAATTGGTGATTATGGATGAATGTTTATAGCTGCTCTCAGAATTTGTTAAACTGACATGAGAGTTTCTTTGACCAATTTAATGATATTTTTCAGCATTTGCGATGTGTATGTTTGTGAGATTTGTGTTTGATGTTTGGTCTAATTATACTGGAAAACTAGTGAGATGAGCGTAATTTGGATGGATTTGTGATTTTAAAGTAAGTGCTGGtcaaaaaaagggcagcccggtgcactaagctcccgctatgcgcggggtccggggaagggccggaccacaagggtcttcAATTAACCAATAATTTTTTAAGCTGCTACTGAGGTAAAACATGATTATTTTGACCTAATTTCAGTTGTacagtttcttttcttttttttttctttttttatgttTTACCTGAATCGTACGAGAGAATCGGTGATTATGGATGAATGTTTATAGCTGCTACCAAAATTTGTTATGAGAGTTACTTTTACCAAAATTTGTGTTAGATGTTTACTCTAATTAGACTGGAAAATTCGTGAGATGAGTGTAATTTTGGGTGGATTTGTGATTTTAACGTAAGTGCTGGTAAATTaaccgattttttttttgaatttgctACTGAATTTCCTGATTAATTTGACCTATGTTCGATATGTACTCTAATTATACTGGAAAAGTCGTGAGATGAGTGAATTTGGGTATATCTGTGATTTTAAAGTAAGCGTTGGTAAATTAACCAATTTATTTTGAAATTGCTACTGAATTTCCTGATTATTTTGACCTAATTTCAGTTGCACAgccttttatttttatgttttaccTGAATTGTTCGAGAGAATAGGTGATTATGGATGAATGTGTATATGGTTACGGAGATTTATGTGCGATATGTACTCTAATTATGCTGAAAACTCGTGAGATGAGCGTAATTTTGATGGATTTGTGATTTTATGTGCTGGTcaattaatcaatttttttttattttttttttgcttgtgaATTTCCTGATTATTTTGACCTAATTTCAGTTGTACAGCTTTTTGTTTTATGTTTTACCTGAATTGTGCGAGAGTATTGGTGATTACAGATTAATGTTTTAGCTGCTACCAATTTTTTGTTAAACTGATGTGAGAGTTATTCTTACCAAATAAGCATGGTTGATGTGGTTTTCTGATCTGCTCGTCAATTTCTGTTTTGAAGATTCTACTTAGTGATTGACTCGTTGGGTGATTTGATTGTGTAAATGAGCTAAAAGTTTCATTTAAAATGATCATTTCCTGGGTTCAAGAATTCCTATTGCTGCCAATAGTTTTGCCAAAATGTAGTAGCGACAAACTGTTTGAATGCTGCTACAGATGCACATCAATATCTACTAGCTGAGATTAAAAATCCTGATTGTAAATTAGCGTGTATGATAGTGTTTTTCGGTTGACAAGGCAAGAAGTATGGATGTGGCGCAGGGTTTCTAGTTAGCCATCTGTCACAGGAAAAAAGGAACCTAAGTACAATATCGACATTCACCTTTGAACTCCAAGTCAGTAGCTCATTTGTGTATTTAAACTAAAATATCTTCAGTACACTTCAACCTAACCACCTAGCTGGAGCATGCATCACTATGATGTTTCCGCATTATTTTCTACTGATACAGGAAGTGGTGCTATAAGGATTTTAAACTAATTTGGATGTGCTGTCCACTTGTGATTAGTTTTTGATTGCTGGTTAGTGTAATTTAAGCTGAGATAGTATTTTTGTTCTGCAGGTCCAACTATCATATTTTTCCAAGAGAATGCAGGAAGTATCCTTTTGCTATAATGTCTTCTAGAATGATTTACTGACTttgtttccatattccttttcttGATCTACCTCTTGCACTCATGTTGTATAAGTCAACACTATCTAGTTTGGATATCCTTTACTAGTTAATTGTAGATATTGCACACCGTCTTGAAATGGTTCGCATAATGTTACAACGTCTGCAATGCAATGTTTTTATGCTTTCCTACCGAGGGTATAAATCATTTCCCGTATTTGTCAGTTTCCTGTCTGTGCTTTGTCTTTGACAATACTGGTGGTTTTTCTTTTTACTTATTTCTAATAATTTTGTTGTAACAAAGTTACGGCGCCAGTGATGGATACCCTTCTCAACACGGGATCATAAAGGATGCTCAGGTTTTGTTAGCTTTCCCAAATTTCATAGATTTTGACCTAAACCCTATCGGTGAAATTAAATAATTATGCTTGTCTTTTCAAAAGGCTGCACTGGATCATTTAGTTCAGAGGACCGATATTGACACATCAAGAATAGTAGTCTTTGGAAGGTCACTTGGAGGAGCTGTTGGATCTGTTCTTACCAAAAACAATCCTGACAAGGTACTCTAGCAATTAATGATTCTTCTTGTCATGCTGCTAGATGTTAATATTGTTACAAGTCTGATTATCTCTAACTTGTTTAGTTTCCTTTTTTACTATTTAAATTAAGCTCAACAAGGGCTCCATCACGGCAAAAGAATTCAGTGTACTTTGTTAAGTTTCTTTCAAACTTATATTCTCTGTGGGTACTCTTGACACCTGATTGAAGTAAATAAATTTAGAGTCACTCTTTGGAGGTTGGTGAGAATACAAGCTTGCGATAACTGAACAAATCTGAGTTTATCACCAGGATGAGAGGGGCAACCTATAACAAATGACGAAGGAAAAAAGAAAACCTACTTTTTTTTGAGAATGAAAAGAAAGCTGCTTTTCTTTCCCTTTACAGTAAAGAACAATCTCTTTGCACCAAAATTATTGACCATAAGATAAGATATTAGCCTGTAATGTAGTATTTTATGTAATACATGTAGAATTACAGGCTACTTATCGTCTGTGTGGGATATCTCGTTTTTGTGATGTctgaatttaatttttttaatcagTTTCTCAATGGAGGAGTTTGGGAGGATGTTTGCTTCCATTTTCTCAAATAAAATAAAGGTCCATATAAACTTATGTTGTTAGTCTCTTGGGTGTATACCCTTTACGATTTATCTCGTGACGGTGATGCTCTTTAAGTTTATGATCCTCTTTTGCACTTATTTGTTCATTATGTAACTAGAAACTTATGATGCTCTTGTAGTCTTAAGTAGTACGCCCCATCAGAACCTGAATTTGCATCATGCTACTCCATTTTTTTCTTTAATCTTCATCCATATTACATCCAGTTCATGCATAGGAGAAGAGGttggcaacaacaacaacaacacacacagtgtagtcccacaagtgtggtctggggagggtaggatgtgcgcagaccttacccctacctttatggggtagagaggctgttttcgatagaccctcggctagAAAGAAAAGACAGGGATGCGACAACAAATAGCAAGATAAAAAGCATGATATCTAGaaaaatatgacaacaaaatagCAAGTTAGAAAGCAAATGAGGCAACTGATAGTAATACACATTGAAGAAAAGAAACTACGCGATTACTATCTAATACTACTAATACGGCGACCACTCACACCTTTGATTAAGCACGTATCTAGGTCAAGCTGTGCATAGAATAGAGTCCTTGTCTATTTTGTTTAGGGTAATCTGTATGCACCTCTTTTTTGTTTCTTCCCCTTCTGTGTCTGTCTTTCTGGGTTTTATTCCAGACTTTTCTAGTCCAAGGTATTTAAATTGCTGAAGGTGCTTATAACTTGTACATGTTTTTGACATTTATATCCTAGTTGTCTTTCACTATTGTAGGTTGCTGGGCTCATTTTGGAGAATACTTTCACCTCTATCCTGGATATGGCTGGAGTTCTCTTGCCATTCTTGAAGTGGGTCATTGGGGGAAGTGGCTCAAAGGGTTTCAAGCTTCTTAACTTTGTTGTTCGATCTCCATGGAATACCATTGATGTCATTGGTGAGGTGAGGATGCATCTGTGTAACACTCTCTGTCCAATTGACTTAAGTTGACTTTTTCTTAAGAGTAATCTTCAAATTTATTATTTATTGACATCTATGAAAAGTAAAGGAAGTTGTGAAGATGTCACTAAAGTTTGCAAAGTTTATAAGTTTAGTTCTTGGAGGGATTAAAATTACATTATAGAAAATAGTTCATAATTTTTAGGATGGACTAAAACAGAACTAGGTAAATTAAATTGGATAGAGGGAGTGAATTTCATGGTTTAACTAATAGTGGACTGTTCTAAAGTAGTAACCAGGACAAAACATTTCGGATACATTTTTCTTAATAAGATCAAATTTTTTTCTAAAACGAACTTTATCTTCTGACATAGTTGAATACTGCGAAATGCGCATGAATTTCATTTCAGTCGTATGTTTGTAATTTCATAGATAAGATGCGAATGATGGAAGAGATCTGGTAACTGTTCTTGCACGTTTTGATAACAGTAGGGTTTCTTATCGACAATGAATCTGTATATTTTTTTAGTAGCCTGAACCATCTTAGATTTTCTTTAtcaccccctccccccacccccaaacCCCACCACATCTCTTTTTTGGAAAGGAAGCTGGTTGAAATTATGTTTCTGCCTATTGTTGTCCTTGTTATGTTCAAGTTAACTCAGACTTCTGGCTTATTGTTATGTTCAAGTTAACTCAGGCTTCTGGCTTATATTCTCTGATGCTTTTGAGCGCAGATCAGGCAACCAATCCTCTTCCTATCTGGACTACAAGATGAGATGGTTCCACCATTCCACATGCAGATGCTATATGCAAAGGCAGCTGCCCGCAACAGGCAATGCTTATTTGTGGAATTTCCGAACGGGATGCACATGGATACCTGGTTGGCAGGTGGGGATCACTATTGGAGGACAATTCAGAAATATTTGGAAGAAACTGTTCCAGAGAAGAAGGATGATGAATCAAAGAAGGATAAGGAATTGTCCTCTAAGCAAAATGGTTAGTTGCAGATATCAAACTTCACCTGCTATTATTCTACAATCTTTTCTTCGCTGTATGGTTTTGTGCATCTTAATTTTCGTCTAAGAAAATAATTGTGAAGACATAGATGATAAATTAGAGTTGTATAGGCTGCAAGCCTCCGATAGATACGTTGACAGTCAACTTGAAACTGTCCTGTAAACAAAAACTTGCTCTATCAAAGACTGGGTCAAGTATGATTGATCCTTCTGGATGTCTCAGAGGGAAGTCATGTCCTATTTTATCAGCCTAAGGAAAATCTCTATACCACTTTGTAATGTCTAAAATCTATTGTCTCGAAAATCAACACATAAGATAGAGTTCGGAAAGGACATTTGAGAGAATGATATCCGATCGGTGTCTAATAATTCGTAGAACAGTAAATGCTATTAATTCTTTGGATTTAGCTCCTGTTATAACTCCTTTCCATACCATAACTACAAAATTATTTAAGTATTACCTTTCCAAAATTGAATTGCCTGCTACCTCGCATAGCCACTTATCTTCACCTTGTGGATCATTGTTTCTCAATGCGTTGAAGTTTGTATGCTGATGAACTTACAATATTTACAAGTTTGTATGTGGATGCACTTAAAATCTTTACGAACAATCGTTTCTAGGCTAATTGTGGCTGTTTGGTTTGTGATATCATTTGCAGTATCTGCAGATTCTGTCGCTAGCTGAAATCTTGAGTTTCAGGCAGTTCAGATGTAACTTTGGATTCCAGCATTCAAACACGTTTCTTTTGATGTTGCAGTGACCAAGAGCACTTTGTGATATCAAGTTATGAAAGTGCATCCTTTCAAATTTATTCTTCTGAAGATATTTTTGCTGTCCTATTTTCAGAAGGCAAAAAGATGTGAATGGTCTTCATTTATACTACATCTCACTAACAATACTAGGCATCTCCAAGTATAGGTCCAGCTGACTCGTGTTGTATGAATAAGGATTCAAATGTTTCAATTGTATGCAAAACGTAAAATGCCGACTCTACTACACAGTGACAGAGGGAAGGCGTTCTCTTGCCTGAATGGGTTACTCTTATTTTGGTGTGATGCTTTTTCTTCAAACCGAGCTATATGAACCTTCAGTCTATGTA
Protein-coding sequences here:
- the LOC132616973 gene encoding alpha/beta hydrolase domain-containing protein WAV2 gives rise to the protein MVSYVSLLMYGVGGIVVAGMAILVAFQEKLVYVPVLPGLTKSYPITPARLRLLYEDVWLRSSDGVRLHAWFIKLFPDCRGPTIIFFQENAGNIAHRLEMVRIMLQRLQCNVFMLSYRGYGASDGYPSQHGIIKDAQAALDHLVQRTDIDTSRIVVFGRSLGGAVGSVLTKNNPDKVAGLILENTFTSILDMAGVLLPFLKWVIGGSGSKGFKLLNFVVRSPWNTIDVIGEIRQPILFLSGLQDEMVPPFHMQMLYAKAAARNRQCLFVEFPNGMHMDTWLAGGDHYWRTIQKYLEETVPEKKDDESKKDKELSSKQNVSADSVAS